A portion of the Bacteroides faecium genome contains these proteins:
- a CDS encoding M15 family metallopeptidase, with protein MRFLKHCLPAFCVLMMWCSCISGTKERKDSTKAETEHIDTIQVSEAVLPAPQPEKSPMARYMDSLGLIDVAELDSSLVVKLMYTQADNFTGEVLYDDLSEAYLHPDAAYALIKAQRVLKELHPSYSLLIYDAARPMSVQKKMWNVVKGTSKYKYVSNPDNGGGLHNYGLAVDISIQDSLGQPLPMGTKVDHLGAEAHITQESELIRNGKMSETERQNRILLRKVMKEAGFRALPSEWWHFNFCSREVARQKYNVIP; from the coding sequence ATGAGATTTCTGAAACACTGTTTGCCTGCTTTTTGTGTTCTGATGATGTGGTGTTCCTGTATTTCCGGGACAAAGGAAAGAAAGGATTCCACAAAAGCAGAGACTGAACATATAGATACCATACAAGTCAGTGAAGCCGTTCTTCCTGCCCCACAGCCGGAAAAAAGTCCGATGGCTCGCTATATGGATTCTTTAGGACTGATAGACGTGGCCGAACTTGACAGCAGCCTTGTCGTGAAGCTGATGTACACACAAGCGGATAATTTCACAGGAGAGGTTCTTTACGATGATTTGTCGGAAGCCTATCTGCACCCGGATGCGGCATATGCTCTTATAAAAGCACAAAGAGTATTGAAAGAACTGCATCCGTCGTATAGTCTCCTTATTTATGATGCTGCCCGCCCGATGTCCGTACAAAAAAAAATGTGGAATGTAGTGAAAGGAACATCTAAATACAAATACGTTTCTAATCCGGATAATGGTGGCGGGCTTCACAATTACGGGCTGGCAGTAGATATCAGCATTCAAGACTCTTTGGGACAACCGTTACCCATGGGAACGAAAGTAGACCACTTGGGTGCAGAAGCTCATATCACCCAGGAAAGCGAACTGATACGTAACGGAAAAATGAGTGAAACAGAACGGCAGAACCGGATACTGCTGCGAAAAGTAATGAAAGAAGCCGGATTTCGGGCACTGCCCAGCGAATGGTGGCATTTCAACTTTTGCAGCCGTGAAGTGGCGCGCCAAAAATATAATGTAATACCATAA